Within Citrus sinensis cultivar Valencia sweet orange chromosome 1, DVS_A1.0, whole genome shotgun sequence, the genomic segment TTCCTCCTCTCTTTACGTTACCGCCCTTTTTATCCCTAGGACTTATTGACTTAGCCCTAGAATTCTTCAACACCTCTCTCATGGCCTCAGCTTGAAACAATACCGGATGAGTCCTACCAAACCTATTGAACCTCACACATGCACTCATGTGCTCATTCAAAGCCTCTTCTCTTTTGCCTCCATTCTTCTCCATCTCTTCATTCACAGCTTCTGAACACAACCcacaaatcatttttcctGAAAACTTTTCTCGCACACGATTTATGTATTCGGCTGTGCACTCTTCTGACATGCCACAGCACTCGCATTTTGCATCCTCAACCTCAGATATCGGTGGAAGCTCTCCCTTTGCATCGAACTCTTCTTTTCTTAGCTCGAATAAGATATCCGATTTTGTTCTCTGAAGAGTTTCGTTTGATAGTCGAGGCTTGTGAACAAAATTGTTGTTGCACCTTGAGATTGAACCAACAATGTTTTCCCTGTTTGGTGCCATGGATAATATTGGAAGATATATAAGGGACttgagaaaattttcttaGAGAAGAATGTTACgacattcaaaatttgatctaAGGAAAATGATCCTACGATTCAGTTTATATAGCACATCCATTTTCTCTAGAAACCCTAGAGGAAATTTATGTGGACTAAAGGAACTATACGTCAACAAATAACGTATGAGATAGAAAAGAGTCTTGAATAAGCTAGATTTTTCATCAAGATATTAGAAATTACACTTTATTTTCATGGTTAATACTGATTACCTAGCTAATACGTTGATAGTTTAGTGGGTTTATCATGCAAATTAGCGTTATATAcatgatgaaataaaaaagaacattCACATGATTGACTATTGCAACCACATAAGTTGAGCATTTAATAAGggtcattttccttttttccgtTAAAagctataaaattaaatagaaagtaATTTGCTTTAGCTTTTCTTTGTCTTGAAACAACAGAACACAGATTGATCCAAAGAACTCTAATATGATCACGAGAAATATATCAAATCATGTGAGTGAGAGAGGGAGGGCTAGAGAGTTGAAGTTATCTTAAAATGCaagaagtaaaattttttatactttctCTTTCACATGTATCTTggagaaaagaaggaaaaaagttgaccaaaaaagaaaggaaattgaAAGCTCTTATTAAAAGTTTGTCTTTTGGATATCAACACAAAGGTCGTATTAATTTCGGATTTCTTTTAAAGGGAAAAGCAATAGTATAATTTATCCAGTTGAATGGACGTTGCCCTCTCTGTTGAAGACGCATGCATTAATGTATATATcctaattagtttaattatatatggaGAGAGAGGGTTTGTAATTAGGGATACCTAACTATATTATAGTTAGGGATAAggtaaaagattaaaaaaataataatttcagaTTGTCCTCTCGTTAAGTGACGATCTTCAAATTGCCCGctttattattgaaaacatCAAGATACCCTAACTTGTTATCTCTCCGTTAGtttaaaaagtgaaaagaGTATGATGGTATTTGTATAAATCGGTAATGGTCGTTAGGCATAGAAGGACGTGGATGACGATAACATGTGCAGGCAACATCAAATCAATCAATATTTTCAACCTAACCCCATTTTGTTCtagttatattaatttgtggtgtaaatgtaaaaaaaattaaaattaaaattaaaaaaagacaaaggaaatattaatttgtggtgtaaatgtaaaaaaaaaattaaaattaaagttacaAAATCACGCACCCTTACAGACAAGTATGGTACTAAAGGTTCATTATCAACTTCCCAGAACTTAAAGATGGTTTCAAGGAGGGTTGTAGACCATTTTATTAGTCTTAATGGATGTCATTTGAAAGAGTCACTCGACAATGTACTGTTATCAATAGTTACACTTGATTCAAACTAAAGGATCTTTCTATTAGCAGTATGTGTGTAAGTCTAAGAACACTAAGCTAAACATGGTTTATAAGGTATTTAAAGGAGTATTTGATTGATTCAAGGCCATTAACCTTCACGACGGATAGACAGAATGGCGTACTAAATGCCTTGAACTTGGAGTTTTACGGATCACAAAATAGATatgtaaaacttttaaaattattactttttattgatttattataaaattctaagttttttttttaagtttatacatttgtatgatttaattaacccaaaatataATCCAAGTGTTGCCTAATGTTTTCAAAACTTAAGGGGgtaatttaaagttttatcaGTTCACCAGAGGGTAACCCAAGATTAATCTTAtcacttctttcttttaacaaaTACTGTGTAAGACGTGTATTTTCCAACTTGACTCAACAGTTTCCTAATGTATAGTTGAGAAGTAAGTACTAAAAGGCTGTCAAGGTTACAAATAAGGATGATTATACAAAAGTAATGAACAATATAATGAAGTTTGATGTAAATACTTTCAATTAGCTTACTTTCAATTAGCTAAGGAAAATCAACCCAAAATATTGGTCAGATCatgcttttgaaaaatcagtcAAATGTGATCATACAACAAACAACATGACGAAGAGTTAGAATGCATGGCTTGGAGATATAAGAGAGGGACCAATAATCACCTTGATGGAGCATATAAGAAATAAGATGATATATACAATCATAGAAATAAAGAGGGAATGTCAAAGATAGTGAACTGAAGTTCCTTCTTATATTAATgagaaaatgaacaaattataATTGGAAGGTTCTGTCGTGTTATACTAGTAAGTGAAGTGTTATTTGAAGTTAAGGATATCAATAAGTCGTGTATGGCTAATAAAAAGTCCTATGTAGTTAATTGAGAGGATTATACATGTGACTGTTTGCAGTGGTAAATTAGTGGTCTATCATGTAGTCGTACAATGCATTGTGTAACTCATTTAAAGCTTACCTATCAAGCATATGTTGCTCCTTGCTTCACAAAAGAGGCTTTCCTGAAATGTTATTCAAGCATCATTCATCCTCTACTCAACAAGTCTAAGTGGCCACACATAGAGCCTGATGAAATCTGGCCTCAAAATGTATCAAGACCCCATCCCACAAGAGAAAATTCACAGTTTCATGTATATACTATAAAGGCATTGGGCACAATACAAGATGTTGTCCTCATAACCCAACCAATGCAAGCAAGAAGACTATAACAATGATAGTGAAGCTTATACTCCTGTGtgttcataaatttatatttttttccccaattaCCACCATCTATTTCATTAGCCTCTAATGACCTTTTATTACATTCATAATATGTAGATGCATCAGAAGACTTTGGCAATAACTTCAAGCCTTGGTGCATTATTTCTATGAATAAATGGTTATGCCTTAATGACAAGGACAAGCACACATACACAAGTAAGGGTTTTGCTACCTAAGCAACTACAATACCCATTCCAACACCAACAACACAACTATCAGGtttgttcaaattttatattcaagAAGATAgggttaatgattttatttgcttatcAATGTAAGTTAGTTTTTAATGTGCATCAATGTCATATAAGTAACATCGTCATAAATTAGTGCAGGAACTTACTGTTATAGCTTCAGTTTTAAGTCACTTAcgacttttattttatttttggttgaacaaattaataagtttgttactcttttttttaatgtaaaaatcGATTATTTGCTTGTTGGATAAGTTCAGGAGCATGTTTGCTTTTTTAGTTAAGTTAATTGAGATATTTTAGAGTATTTTCTAGgcactttaatttctttattctaTATCTCCTTCGATCTTCATtgagttataaaataaatctctTCCTTCTTTTATTTCGTATCCAGATAAATTTTCTGCACTTAGATTTTGTTATATAACATGTGATATAAGTTTGTTTAAAACATGTTAATGATTGTGTTGTGTTTGTTGTTCAATAAATAAGTACTAGGAAGAggttattattttgaaaaaatggtGGCTTGGTACGAAGGCGAATGTCAAAGAGCCCCTCAGCTAACCAGAAGAGCAGCTGCTATGAGGTTTGTAGCAGGATTCATAGGCTCgttgagaagatggtggggAAGAAAACTCACGAGAGAAGAGAGACAGCACATACTAAACAAGGATGACCCTTGTGGAAACCTTCTAGAAAATCTATCCTTAGATTTCTTAGGGCAATTCACATGAGAAGAAGAGGTTACAGAAAAGCTATTTCTCCGAAACAAGTGTTGTGATGTCAGAAAAATGGAAGAGTATTACCTAGAGCAGGAAAGGCTATACTATACCTTTCACAAAACCTCGGACACCATCTACAGAACGTTCGTGCTGAACATACCAGGACCAGTTGCAGAAATGATGGAGGCAAAGCTAAAAGCTGATGCAATTGTTGATTTATCATTGCTCAGCATAGCCCAACTCTATCAAATGGCAATGGAATTAATCCAAAGCCATTGCAGATCACAAGACTTAAGGAAGCACATgaagcacattaaaaaatcatcgttacagaaattttacaatgaggaactaaataaatttggttGCCAACACACAAATAAT encodes:
- the LOC102629468 gene encoding uncharacterized protein LOC102629468, with translation MAPNRENIVGSISRCNNNFVHKPRLSNETLQRTKSDILFELRKEEFDAKGELPPISEVEDAKCECCGMSEECTAEYINRVREKFSGKMICGLCSEAVNEEMEKNGGKREEALNEHMSACVRFNRFGRTHPVLFQAEAMREVLKNSRAKSISPRDKKGGNVKRGGIARSSSCIPALTRDINDLKIIN